The genomic stretch TCGGCGCGGACCACCCGGAAGGCGGCGAAGATGAACAGCCAGAGGAGCAGGAGGAACCCGAAGCGGAAGGCCTGCAGGACGATCTCAGCGGGCACCCTGACCCCCCGGGACCGCGATCACGCGCCGTCCTGCCGGTAGACCAGCACCGAGTGGCCGATCCGGATGACGTCGCCGTCGGCCAGCTCCTGCCGGGTGACCCGCCGGCCGTTGACCAGCGTGCCGTTGGTCGAGCCCAGGTCCTGCACGGTGACCTGGCTGCCGGCCAGCTGGACGTCGGCGTGCTTGCGGCTCACCCCGGTGTCGGGCAGCCGGACGTCGGCGTCCGTGCCGCGGCCGAGGACGTTGCTGCCCTGCTCCAGGACGTGCTTGGTGCCCGGGCCGTCGACGACGAGCACGTGGCTGGTGCGCTGGCCGGCGTCGGGAAGGGGGGCGCCGGCCAGCGGGGGGAGCGGCGGCAGGCCCGGGTGGGCGCTGGGGGCCGGCTCGGCGCGGTGCGGTGTGCCGCCGTCGCCCACGTGCGAGGAGACCTCGAAGACACCGGTGCGCAGCTCCTCGTCGCGCTCCAGGTGCACCTCGATGTCACCGAAGGTCTGGTAGCCCTCCGACTCGACGTGCTCGGCGACCATGTCGGCGAGCTCGGCGGCCAGCTGCTCGGACCACTCGGCGAGGTTGTCGTGGTCGGAGGGCCCGAGGGTGACGGTGAAGACGTTGGGGGCCAGGACGCGTCCCCCGCCCATGACCGAGCGCTGCTCGTCGGCCTCGCGCTGCAGGGCGTGGGCGATCTCGGCGGGGTGCACCTTGCCCTTGAAGACCCGAGCGAAGGCGAGGCCGACCATGCCCTCCAGCCGTCGCTCGAAGCGCTGCAGCACACCCACAGTCGCTCCTCCGCCCTCTGTCGACCTCCCGCTGCCTGGACGTCGATCGTAGCCGGGGGACGTCCCCCGGACCGGTCGCACACCGCAGGCGCTCCGGACGATCTCGTCCGTCCGGGATGGAGGTCCTTGTCTACCAGCGTCGCGCCACCGGGGTGGCCGCCGCGCCGGGAGAACCGGCACCGCGCGGTCCCCCGGGGGGTGCCGTCGGGCGCACCGGACAGGCTGCTACTGTTCTTCCTCGCCAGGGCAAGTGGCGGAATGGCAGACGCGCACGGTTCAGGTCCGTGTGTCCGAAAGGACGTGGGGGTTCAACTCCCCCCTTGCCCACGCACACGTTGGGCCCCTCCCGAACGGGAGGGGCCCTTCGTCGTCTCCGGGGTCAGGGTCTGTTCGTCACCTGCTCGGCGAACTCGATCACCTGCGCCCGGGGTCGGTCAGGCGGTGCCGCTGCGCCCCTGCAGGAAGGCGGCCGAGTCGTAGTAGGTCCGGACGCCGGACAGCTGCTCCTCGTCGCCCTCGATCAGGGTGACCCCGCGGTAGGTGAACGGCTTCCCGTCGCGCAGCGTGCCGGTGGAGGTCCACTCCAGCGCGGCGCTCGACTCGCCCACCACGGTGTGCGTGAACGTCGTCTCGATGTCACCGAAGACGTCGCGGTAGTCGGTCCAGAACGTCTGTGCGCCCTCCCGGCCCCGGGTCTGGTGGTGCTCGTCGAGCTTCACCAGCTGGGTGTCGTCACCGGCGAGCTCGACGAGCGGGCCGGGGTCGCGGTCGGCGTCCAGGCGGTGCAGTGCGTCGGCGAAGCGGTCGGTCATGGTGTGCACGGGGGTTCCTCCGGGGGATGGGCCTCTGCTGGGCTCGGACCCGTCCGCTACCCGGTCCGGACCCGGTCGACCCGGGACACGCCCGGATCAGTCCCGGTGGCCGTGCGGGAGCCGGTGCGCATCCCCGGACCCCTGTCCCCGCCCGGCACCCAGCGTCTGCACCGCGAGCACGATCCCCCAGGGGCCGATCACCCAGACCGGCCAGAAGTAGAGGAGCTGCCCCGAACCCCAGGAGCTCATCGCCCAGACGGTGAGCACGATGAGCGCAGTGGCTCCCCAGCTGCCCCAGGCGGCGCGCAGCGACGAACCGCCGGCCCAGGCCTGCGCGCCCCAGTTCCCACCCCAGGGGAGGCCGCCGCCGGTGTGCGCCGTCGCCGGACCACCGGTGCCGGCCGGCCCGGCCGCCGGGGCGACCAGCTCGGTGCCCGCGGGCTCGTCGGGCAGGTCGGCGGTCAGCGGGGTCAGGTCGCCGTAGGTCTTCGCCTCCCACGCCCGGGTGAGCCGCTCGTCGTACTCCTCGACCGTCAGCCGCCCGGCGGACAGGTTGCGGCCCAGCACCTCGGCCACCGCGGCCCGGTCGGCGTCGGCAGCGCGGAGGTGGGGCTCGGGCATCGGACGCTCGGGCATGGGTCGCTCCTCGGGGGTCGGTGCCGTCCCAGTCTGCTGTCCGGGGTGCGGCCGGGGCCACTGACGTCTGTCACCAGTTCCACGTGGAACAGCCCACGGGTGGTCGGTGCCCTGTGGTGAGCTGTCCGCGACCCGCACGAGGAGGACCGGATGACCCCGCACCCCGACGCGTCCACCGGCGCGCTGCCCTGGCCCGACGCCGAGCCCCGCGAGGTCGCCGTCGCGGTCGGCGCGGCCGAGCTCGTCGTCGACCTGCGGGGCGGCGGGCCCCGGCGTCTGGCCGTCGGGAACTGGGAGGTGCTCGACGGCTACCCGGCCGGCACCGTGCCGGCCGGCCGGCGGGGCGGCGTGCTGGTGCCGTGGCCCAACCGGCTGCGGGACGGGCAGTGGTCCTGGCGGGGGCGTGACCTGCAGCTCGACGTGGTCAGCGGGTCCTCGCCCAACGCGGTGCACGGGCTGCTCACCGCCCAGCCGTGGTCGGTGCTCCGGCAGGCGGGTGACGCGGTCAGCGTCGGCACCCTGCTGGAGCCACGCCCCGGCTACCCGTTCCGGCTCGCCGTCGCGATCGACTACCGGCTGGCCGACAGCGGCCTCACCGTGGCCGTCCGGGTGCGCAACGCCGGTGACGCCGAGGCGCCGCTGGGTGTCGGCATGCACCCCTACCTGCACGTCGGCGCCCCGCAGGAGGGCGGCCTGGCCGACGCCGAGCTGTCCGTGCCGGCGCGCACCGCGCTGGAGGTCGACGGCGGGCTGCCCACCGGCGCCCGACGGCCCTTCGACGGCGCGATCGGCCGGATCGGCGACCGGCAGCTCGACGACCCGGTCACCGACCTGGTCCGGGACGACGACGGCTGGGCCCGGGTGGGGCTGCGGGGGCCGGCGGGCGCGCTGGAGCTGGCCGTCGACGGTGCCTGGCCGTGGCTGCAGGTCTTCTCCGGGGACACCCTGCCGGCCGGCCAGCGCCGCCGCAGCCTGGCGGTGGAGCCGATGACCTGCCCGCCCAACGCGCTGGCCGACGGCGTCGACCTGGTCGTGCTGCCCCCCGGCGGGGTGTGGTCGGGCACCTGGACGCTGCGCTGGTCCCCGGCATGACGGCGCGGGTCCGCGAGCTGTGGCGCTACCCGGTCAAGTCGCTGCTCGGTGAGCGGCTGAGCGGCGCCGACGTCGGCGCGCAGGGGATCGCCGGCGACCGCGGCTGGGCGCTGTTCGACGTCGCCACCGGTCTGGGGCTCACCGCCCGCCGGGTGCCCGAGCTGCTGTTCGCCGCCGCCCGCAGCCGACCCGACGGGTCCGTGGCGGTCGTGCTGCCCGACGGCACGGTCACCGCCGACGACGCCGTCCTCTCGCGCTGGGTGGGGCGAGAGGTCGTCCTCCGGCGCGCCGCGGACGTCGCGGGCGCCCGCACCTACGAGAACCCGTTCGACGTGACCGGGGACGAGGAGGCCGGCTGGGACCCGTTCCAGGGGGCCGACGGGGCCTTCCACGACAACGCCGGTGCCCGGGTCACCCTGGTCTCGACCGGCACCCTCGGGAGCTGGGACCCGCGCCGGTTCCGGGCCAACGTCGTCCTCGACGGCGCGGGTGAGGACGACTGGGTGGGCACGTCCGTCCTGGTCGGGGCGGTGGCCCTGGACGTCGTGGACCGGGTGCCCCGCTGCGTGATGGTCACCAGGCCGCAGGCGGGCGGCATCGCCCGGGACACCGGGGTGCTCCGCACGGTGCACCGGCAACGCGGCGGTGCGCTGGCCGTCGGCGCGCTCGTGACCCGCCCCGGCCCGGTGTCCGTGGGCGACGAGGTGCGCCCCGCCTGACCGGCCGGCGGCCCGCGGGGGAGGATCGACGCCGTGCGCACCATCGAGCTCCGCTCCGGCGAGCAGTCCATCCGGCTGGGCCAGCTGCTGAAGCTGGTCGACGCCGTCCCCTCCGGCGCCCAGGTCAAGGACGTGCTGACCAGTGGCGACGTCCGGGTCAACGGGGAGCCCGAGGATCGCCGGGGCCGTCAGCTGCGCACCGGCGACGTCGTCTCGGTGGCCGGCCAGGAGGACGTCCGGATCGGCTGAGGCACCCCGGACCTGTGCTGTTGCTGTGCGCGGTCCCCTGCGGAGAGTGCTCCTGTGCGCGTGGCGCGCTGAGTTAACCCAGATGTCACATGACCCGGGTGCAGACGAGCTGATCGCGGGCATGGGGGTCAGTGCCCGGGCGGCGGTGGTGCGGACCCGCCGCCCGGGGAACATCCCCCGGCGGTCAGCCCGCGGCGGGCAGCCGCAGGTCGGCGACGAGGGCCCGGTGGTCGGTCCCGGGCACGTGCACCACCTCGAAGCCCTCGACCGCGATCCGCGGGTCGACGAGGACGTGGTCCAGGGTGAGCCGCGGGTGCGGGAACCGCATCGGCCACCACGTGGCCCGGAGCGCCTGACCGGTCGCCGCGGCGGCGTCCACCCAGCCCCGGCCCAGCAGCCGCCGGAAGGCGGCGTGGTCGGGGGTGGCGTTGAAGTCGCCGGCCAGCACCCGCAGCACCGCCGGCTCCGGATCCGGCAACAGCCGCAGGTCCGCCACCCAGCGGGCGACCTGCGCGGGGGAGCTGGTCGGTGGGTGCGTGTGCACCGCGGTCACCTCGACGTCGGGGGCTCCCGGCACGGCCAGCAGGGCCGCGGGCTGACCGAAGCGCCCGGGCACGACCGTGCGCTCCCGGACCTCCCACCGGGTCCAGAGCGCGCCGCCGGCGCCGGGAGGCTGACCCGCAGCGGCCGGCACCACGTGCCCGGCGGGGAGCAGGTCGGCCACCCCCGCTCCGAGCAGGCCGGTCACCGCCTCGGGCGTGACCTCCATCAGCGCGAGCACGTCGGCGTCCCGGTCCGACGCGAGCGCCACCAGCGCGTCGGGGTCGGCCCGGCCGTGCAGCATGTTCGCCGACACCACCCGTAGCCGCGGCCCCTGCGGCGGCGTCTCCGGGGTGACGGGCGTCGTCCGCCGGAGCACCGCGCCCGCCAGCACAGCGGCCGATGCCCCCGCCAGCACCGAGGCACCCCGGGAGCGCGCCGCGAGGGCCGTGGCCAGCGGCAGGGCGCTGGTGGCGGCGGCGTAGTGGGTGAACGCCAGCGCGGGTACGAGGGGGAAGCCCCGCTCGGCACCGGTCGCCCGGAGCGCGGCCGCGACGGCCCAGGGGACGGCGAACGCGGGGGGAGCCCAACGGCGGCGGGCCCGGGGTCGGTGGGGCAGGGCTCGTCGGGTCAGGGCTCGGCGGGACACGGCGTCCATGGTGCCGACCGCGGTCCGGTGGTCATCGTCGGGTGCGTCGTTCACCTGCGTGCGGTAGGACAAGGGGCTGAACGGCGGCTGCCCGGACGGGGAGGGTCGCCTGGACGAGAGGCGGAGCGTGGCTGTCGAGCACCTGGAGATCGAGCGCAAGTTCGACGTCGAGGAGGCGTTCGTCCTGCCCGACCTGGGCGGGGTGCCCGGGGTCGACGCGGTCGCGGAGCCGGTCACGCACGACCTCGAGGCGGCCTACCACGACACGGCGGACCTGCGACTCGCCCGCGCCCGGGTGACCCTGCGCCGCCGCACCGGCGGCACCGACGCCGGCTGGCACGTCAAGCTCCCCGCGATCGCCGGTGCGCGCCGTGAACTCCACTCGCCGCTCGGCCGCGCGACCAAGACCCCGCCGAAGGCCGTGCTGGAGCCGGTCCTGGGCGTCGTCCGTCGCGCCCCGGTCGGTCCGGTCGCGGTGCTGCGCACCCGCCGGGTGGTCACCGAGCTGCGGGACGCCGAGGGCCGGGTGCTCGCCGAGGTGGCCGACGACCACGTGACCGGGACCGCCCTGCCGGCTGGACCCGGTGACGCCGCCGTCGTCACCACGTGGCGGGAGGTCGAGGTCGAGCTGGTCGACGGCGACGAGTCGGTGCTCGCCGAGGTGGCCGCGGAGCTGGTCGCCGCCGGCGCACGCCCGGCGTCGTCCCCGGCGAAGCTGTCCCGGGTGCTGGCCGACCGGCTGGCTGCGGTCGGCGGTCCGCCGGACCCCGCCGTCCCGGCCGCCGGAGGCGGGAAGAAGGCCGCGAAGAAGGCGGCGAAGAAGGCTCGCACGCTGCCGGTGGGTGAGGTGCTGCGGAGCTCGCTCGCACAACAGGTGCGCGACCTCCAGGACGCCGACCTGATGGTGCGCACCGGTCAGCCCGACGGCGTCCACCAGGTGCGGGTCGCCTGCCGGCGGCTGCGCAGCACGCTGGCCGCCTTCCGCCCGGTGCTCGACCGGACGCGGACCGACCCGCTGCGCACCGAGCTGGCCGCGGTCGGTGCGGCGCTGTCGCCGTCGCGGGACGCCGAGGTGGCGCTGGCGCACCTGCGCGAGCTGGTGGCCCAGCAGGCCGACGAGCTGGTGCTCGGGCCGGTCGCCGCCCGGTTGCAGCAGAACGCGGTCCAGGACGAGCACGACGGCGACGTGCGGGCCCGCAAGGCGCTCGCCGCCCCGGCCTACTCCCAGCTGCGTGACGACCTGGACGCGCTGGTCGCCGAGCCGCCGTTCACCGCCGATGCCACCCGGCCGGCCGCCGAGGTGCTCCGCGAGGTGCTCGGCAGGACGACGCACCGGCTGCGGAAGGCCGTCGACGCGGCCGTGGACGCCGAGGACGACGAGGCGCTGCACGACGTGCGCAAGGCGGCCAAGCGGCTGCGCTACACCGCCGAGGCGGCGCTGCCCGTGCTCGGCGCACCGGTCAAGGACCTGATCTCGGTGCTCAAGGGCGTGCAGGACGTGCTGGGCGACCGGCAGGACACCTTCGTGACCCGGCCGCTCTGCCTGCAGCTGGGCCTGCAGGCGCACGCCGCCGGGGAGAACGCCTGGACCTGGGGCCGGCTGCACGCGCTGGAGCAGGCGCGTTGCGAGGAGGCCGAGCGGGAGTTCTGGCTGCGCTGGCCGGGGCTCCGCCCGGTGATGAAGGCGGCGACGAAGTAGCGTCGCAGCGCCACCTGCCGCGACCGAGGAGTCCCGCTGTCCCTGATCGGTCTGCTCGGTTTCGGCCTGACCGTGCTGCTCGCCATGGCGCTGCTGCACGCCTACCTGTGGTTCCGGCTGGTGCGGGGCACCACCCGCCCGGGCCGCGCCCGGCGGTGGCTGACCCTCCTCACCGTCCTGCTGGCGGTGCTGCCGGTCGCCGCCGTGCTGCTGCGCCGGACGCCCCTCCCCGAGGGGGTGACCACCCCGCTGGACTGGGTCGGCTACACCTGGCTCGGCCTGGCCTTCTACGCGTTCCTGGCGGTGCTGGTCACCGAGCCGATCCGGCTGGCCGCCCGGCTGCTGGGCCGACGCGACCGGGCGCAGGTGCCGGTCGCCGACCGGGCCACGTCGACCGGGGCCACGTCGACCGGGGCCACGTCGACCGGGGCCACGTCGACCGGGGCCACGTCGACCGGGGCCACGTCGACCGGGGCCACGTCGACCGGGGCCACCGCGACCGACGCGCGGCCCCAGGCCGCCGGCGCGCCCGACCCGGTGAGCCGGCGCCTGTTCCTGGCCCGGACGCTCGCCGTCGGGGCCGGTGCGGTCGCGCTGGGCACGGCGGGCACCGGGGTGGTGCTGGCCAACTCCGCGCCCGTCGTCCGGCGGGTGCCCATCCGGATCCCGCGGCTGGACCCGGCCCTGGCGGGGCTGCGGATCGTCACCTTCTCCGACGGGCACCTGTCCTCCACCTACGGTGGCCGCCGGTTCGAGCGGGTGGTCGAGACGGTCAACGCCCAGCGACCCGACGTCGTCGCGATCGTCGGTGACCTGGTCGACGGCGAGGTCGACCAGCTGCGCGAGGACGTCGCCCCGCTGGCCGACCTGGTCAGCGAGCAGGGCGTCTTCTTCGTCACCGGGAACCACGAGTACTTCGTCGACACCACCGCCTGGCTGCGGCACCTGCCCACGCTGGGCGTCGAGGTGCTGCGCAACGAGCGGGTGGAGCTGCGCCGCGGCGGCGCCGCGGTCGACCTGGCCGGGATCGACGACCGCACCGCGGCCGCCTCGGGGGTGCCCGGCCACGGAGCCGACCTGGACGCCGCGCTGGACGGCCGGGACGACGCGCGCCCGGTCGTGCTGATGGCGCACCAGCCGGTGCAGGTCGAGCAGGCGCGGGCGGCCGGGGTCGACCTGCAGCTGTCCGGGCACACCCACGGCGGGCAGCTGTGGCCCTTCGACTACGCCGTCCTGCTGGACCAGCCGGCGGTCGAGGGCCTGTCCCGGCAGGGCGACACCCAGCTCTACGTGACCGCCGGCGCCGGCTACTGGGGGCCGCCGATGCGGGTCGGCGCCCGGCCGGAGGTCACCGTGATCGAACTGCAGCCCGGGGAGGTGCCCTGATGACCGGGCTCGGGGAGATCGACGACCGGCTGGCCGCGGCCGCCGAGCGGTGCCGCCGGCTGGTGCACGCGCAGGCCCGGGCGGAGCAGCTGGCCGCCGAGGCGGCCGAGCTCGACGTCCGGCTGGCGGAGCTGGCCGACCGGGCGGGCGCCGAGGCCGACGACGTCCGGGCGCTGGAGGGCGTGTCGCTGTCCCGGGTGCTGGCCGCGCTGCGCGGCAGCCGCGCGCAGGACCTGGACCGGGAACGCGCCGAGGCCGACGCCGCCCGGTTGCGGCTGCAGGAGGCCGTGGCGCTGCGCGACCGGCTGGACCGCCAGCTGGACCGCGTCCGGGCCGAGGAGGCGGAGCTGGCCGACGCCGGTGCGGAGCTGGCCGCCGCGACCGAGGCGAAGGACGCCTGGCTGCAGGCGTCGGGCACGCCGGTGGGCCGTCGGCTGCTGGAGCTCGCCGCCGAGCGCGGGCAGCTGGGCGCGGAGTCGGTGGAGGTCGAGGAGGCCCTCGCCGCCGCCGGCGGCGCCCGGGACGCGCTCGCCCGGGTGCACGACCGGCTCCGCTCGGCGCGGTCGTGGTCGGGCTGGGACACCTTCCTCGGCGGCGGTGCGCTGGCCAGCTCGGTGAAGCACGACCGGCTGGACCAGGCCGCCGCTGCGGCTGCCGACGCCGACCAGCAGCTCAGGGCGCTGGCCCGCGAGCTCGTCGACGTGCCCGGCGCGGCGGTCGAGCTCCCGGCGCTGGGGATCGGCCAGCTCACCCGGTTCGTGGACATCTGGTTCGACAACGTGTTCACCGACTGGCAGGTCGGCGAACGGATCGACGCCTCGCTGGCCCGGGTCGACGAGCTCCGGCAGCTGGTCGACGGGGTCGGCGCGGAGCTCGACCGGCGGGCCGCCGACCTGCACATGCGGCTGGGCCGGCTGGCCGACGAGCGGGCCGCGCTGCTGCGCTGAGGAGCGCGGCCCCGTTCCTCAGCCGGTGAAGGCCCGCAGCTCGGCCAGCCGGGCCGGCGGGACGGTCTTCAGCCGGGCGACGGCGTCGGCGAGCGGGATCAGGCCGATCTCGGTGCCCTGCAGGGCCACCATCTGCCCGGTGTGCCCCTCGTGCGCGGCGATGGTGGCGTGCATGCCGAACCGGGTGGCCAGCACCCGGTCGAACGACGTCGGGGTGCCACCCCGCTGCACGTGCCCGAGCACCGTGGTGCGCACCTCCTTGCCGGTGCGCCGCTCCAGCTCGTCGCCCAGCTGCTGGGCGACGCCGGTGAACCGCTTGTGGCCGAACTCGTCGAGACCGCCCTCGCGCATCGGCATGGTGCCGGGCAGCGGCGTCGCGCCCTCGCTGATCACGCCGATCACGTGCCGGTGCCCCCGCTCGAAGCGGGCGGTCACCATCTGGCAGATCTCCTCGATGTCGAAGGGCTGCTCGGGGGTGATCACCAGGTGCGCGCCGGCGGCGAGACCGGAGTTGAGCGCGATCCAGCCGGCGTGCCGGCCCATCACCTCGACCAGCAGCACCCGCTGGTGCGACTCGGCCGTGGTGTGCAGCCGGTCGATCATGTCGGTGGCGATGCTGACCGCGGTGTCGAAGCCGAAGGTCAGGTCGGTGCCGTCGATGTCGTTGTCGATCGTCTTGGGGACGCCGACCACCGGCACACCCTCGGAGGACAACCAGGCCGCCGCGGTCAGCGTGCCCTCACCACCGATGGGGACGAGCACGTCGACGCCGTGCGCGTCGAGCACCTCACGCATCCGGCCCAGGCCGTCGCGCAGCTTCTGGGGGGCCACCCGGGCGGAGCCCAGGATCGTGCCGCCGCGGGTGAGCAGGTTGTGGACCAGTGGCCGGTCCAGCACCATCGAGTCGTCCTCGAGCAGCCCGCGCCACCCGTTCCGGAAGCCGACGACGGTGCTGCCGTACTCCTTCTCCGCGGTGCGGACGACCGACCGCAGGACGGCGTTGAGGCCGGGGCAGTCGCCCCCGCCGGTCAGCACTCCGATGTGCACGTGGCTCTCCTCCGGACGAGGGTGTCGGGCGACTGAACCGTACGTCATGACGTCTAGACGTCTATCGGTGCAGTACCTTCTGGGCGTGGCGAGTTCGGAGGCGGGGCCCAAGTACCTCGCCGTGCGCGAAGCGCTCCGCCGCCGGGCCTCCGCGCTGCCCGAGCACACCCTGCTCCCGCCGGAACCGGCGTTGTGCGCCGAGTACGGGGTCAGCCGGATCACCCTGCGCCGGGCCGTCGACGGCCTGGTGGCCGACGGGCACCTGGTCCGTGAGCAGGGCCGCGGCACCTACGTCAGCCGCCCGGGCATCCGGCACGAGTACCGGGAGAGCTTCGTCCACCGGATCGCCGGTTTCCAGCAGGTGATGACCGAGCAGGGCGCGCAGGTGGGCACCACGGTCCTCAGCCAGCAGATCGTGCCCGCCGCCCCCGCGATCGCCACCGAGCTGGAGCTGCCGGTCGCCGAGGACGTCGTGGAGCTGGTCCGGCTGCGCAGCGTCGACGGCCTGCCCAACCACGTGGTGCGCAGCTTCCTGCCCGCCGCCCGGTACCCGAAGGCGGCCACCGAGGACTTCGGCCACGGCTCGCTGTACGAGTTCCTCCGCCGGGAGTACGCCGAGGACCTGGCCCACGCGCGGATCGTGGTCGACGTCGGCACCGCGGCCGCGGAGGAGGCCGACCGGCTGCAGATCGTGGCCGGCTCCCCGCTGCTGGTCGTGCGCACCACGGTGCACGACAGCTCGGGCCACCCGCTGGTGCACTCCTTCTCCCGGTTGCGCCCGGACGTCAGCCAGGTGGAGTTCGAGGTCTCCGTCGGGGGGCGCTGACCGCCGTCAGCCGATCGCGGCGGCCCGGGCGGGCCCCGGCCGCGCATCCTCCAGCCGCAACCGCTGGTCCCGCAGCAGCACCCGGTCCAGCGCGTGCCCCAGGTGGCCGGCCAGGTCCGTCACGGCGCTGCAGAGCGGCGGGTCCAGCTCCCGCGGGTGGCCCCACGTGACCAGCAACCCGCTCGAGGCCTCGTGCTGGGTGAGCAGCACCGGCACCGCCAGCGCGCTCTGTGCTCGCCCGGCCGGCATCCCCCCGTCGATCTCCTCGGGTGCGGGGACCGGCACGACCCGCCGTTCGCGCACCGCCTCGGCCAGCGGGTGCTGCGCCTGCAGGCCCACCACCGCCGCCGGCCGGGCGTAGGACGCCGACGCCGAGCTGGTGGCCCACAGGTGCAGGTCGTCGCGGCCGCTCTCGGCCACCCCGACCAGCACGGCCGCGGCACCCAGCGGGGAGCGGACCAGCCGGTCGACGGCGCGCAGCACGTCCGGCATGGTGTCGACCGCCAGCACGCCGCCGCTGAACCGGGCCACCAGGCGGGTGCGGTCGGCCTCGACCTCCGCCTCGACGTACGCGGCCTGGGCGGCCTGGGCGGCCTGCCGGGCGGCGCCGGCCTCCCGGGCGGCCGCGGCCCGGGCCTCCTGGTCGGCGAGCTCCAGGGCACGGAACTGCAGCCGCCGCGAGCACTCGGCCGCCAGCT from Modestobacter roseus encodes the following:
- a CDS encoding GAF domain-containing protein — encoded protein: MPTWAPLPAQPDDEFDRLAAEVARRLSVPQALMVLVSKGGQVFPGVHGLREPWTTRRSSPLSLSMSQLVVRSGQPLVVPDTGADPVLRDSAVVRTVGIVAYAGMPLWNGQGRPIGVLAAVDDVPREWSADDLTVLYQLAAECSRRLQFRALELADQEARAAAAREAGAARQAAQAAQAAYVEAEVEADRTRLVARFSGGVLAVDTMPDVLRAVDRLVRSPLGAAAVLVGVAESGRDDLHLWATSSASASYARPAAVVGLQAQHPLAEAVRERRVVPVPAPEEIDGGMPAGRAQSALAVPVLLTQHEASSGLLVTWGHPRELDPPLCSAVTDLAGHLGHALDRVLLRDQRLRLEDARPGPARAAAIG